GGGTGCCCGTGGTAAAGCCAATCAAATTCGGCTTAAGCACGCGGGGCTGTTGACGCCTCCAGCTGAGATTGAGGTAGGAGATTTCAACCCTGACTTCCTTACTCTTCGCCACAAATCCTTAGACACTGCGCATGTGAGGGGGACAGCACAAGTGGAGAAGCCTTTAGGTGCAGCGTAAGAGCCGAGATGCCCTCAATGACTGGCATCGTTGCCTCCCTTTGCCTATCGTCACGCCGGTGACCTACATCCAGCGTGGCATCTGTTGCGTGATAGTAAATTAGACGTTCTCCCTGATAAATAGAAAAGGAGGATCCAGAGACATGCGATGGCGAGTGTGTAAGTCGGGCCCGAAGGTCTCCCACCTCACTGTGAATCTCAACTGGTGTCGTTATAAGCTTACAGTCAGAGTCAGGTAGAAGTGGTCTCCCAGGTAATTCACAATCAAACCCATTTCCATTTTAAAATTGAAAGTGCTCGAGAATCTCAAGCAGTAATAAGTAGGTTTTCGGAAGTAGGTCTGGGTATTGACGGTGACTTTGAGTCATGGGGAGACAAAATCATAAGACGCTGGGAAGGCGTGAATGCGAGCCTGACAGAAACTTTTTACCTGGAACAAGACGGTACCTTGAATTTCACCATGAGATGATGCCTTTAAGTTGGCTGGAAAACCCCTAACGGTAACCATAatgattaactgtaagaagATATTTTCTGTCTGCGCTTTCTCCTGCTTTTGGCATGAATTATAGACTGAAACGCGGACGTGCTTTGCTACAGAACGGTTGCTGGATGATGATACCATTTTCGATTGGAATGCCGACGGCAACGGTCAACTCTTTCCACGCAACATCAGCCTTATTCTACTCCTTTATTCCATCACCGACAACAAAAAGGAAGGATTTCCGGCAGCGCATAACGCTTTTCTCTTTCACTGGTGACGGTGAACGTGGAGCTCTCGATATCACTAGACGAGAAGGGTTGTTTGGCGGTGCCATTCTTTTGATTCCAAAAACGGCCTTCGCTGACGAAAGACCGACATCCGTTTCTGAAGATTTCGGTTTACTTCGCTCGACATCAGAACTTAAGGATTGCCAAAACGGTGCCTTGGTTTCCGAACAAGCTATTCCAGGCGCCTACGAACAAATATGTATGGGTTTGTCGGAAAGAACGGTCCCAATTAAAATGAGTGGAAACCGCACAGCAATGCTGCGGCTTGAGCAAGATAGATCGGGTGCTGGCTCCACTGGCATGGCTGTTTGGAATTCCAGCTTATTGCTGACGCGACTCTTGGAAACTCTCGAGGCACTTCAACCAGGTTGGATAAAAAACGGAAATGTTCTCGAACTGGGTTGTGGTGTCGGCCTCGTCAGTCTTACAGCTGCAATTCTTGGCGCTGCCAGTGTTGTAGCTACAGACGGTAATCCCAAGGTCGTCGAGCTTGCTTCCCGTAATATTCAGGCGAACGGCTATGCCGACTGCGTGAAAGCCCAGACGCTTTCGTGGGGACTGTTGGACGCGATGGACAACGCGGATCAAGCGGACTGGCTTGTGGGATCCGATCTCACTTATAATGCCGCCAATTGGAGAGTGTTGGCGGAAAGCATGGCAACCATTGTGAAACAAGAAGGGTACATATTATACGTGAGTTTGGGACACGCTGCATTTGACGTCAACGCGGAAACGCAAGGCTTCTTGTCGGTGGCCAAAGAGATGGGACTTGTTGAGGTCGTGCACACGGATGCCAATTGGCCATTTCCTAATATCAAAACCTCCTTAACGGAGGTGCTTCTACGAGAATGTGTCCAACCTATGGAGCATTCGATTGTGAGCCTGGCGAATGGTGGGCGGGTGATGCTGCTTCAACGGAAATCTACGCAAAAATGGACCAAATCGCGTTGACGCCATTAACTTCCGCTACGCACTCTGATCTAAAAAACGAATCGTAATGAAGATTCTATCATCCTATTTTCTATGTGTCACAGATACTGCTCGGAAGTTTCCGTGTCATCTTCCTCAAAGTCACTTGCATAATGTTCCTCCGTTTCGTCTTCGATAGGTTCCGCCAATTCTTCGCTCGCATGGATCACTGACTTTTCAATTTCTGTTTCTACTTCTTTTTCTCGTTTAATGTGCGTCTCTGTCTCTTGTGCATGTTCCCCTGTATTTGAGCGCAAAACCGTTGGTGTCGTCTTTGCCGCCGCCGGTGGAGTAGCAGCAGGCCGTTTGATTGCCTCTTGGTTTTTCAAGGATGCACCAGCTGCTCCAACCTTTTCGAGTTCATGCAATAAAGT
The sequence above is drawn from the Phaeodactylum tricornutum CCAP 1055/1 chromosome 32, whole genome shotgun sequence genome and encodes:
- a CDS encoding predicted protein codes for the protein MNYRLKRGRALLQNGCWMMIPFSIGMPTATVNSFHATSALFYSFIPSPTTKRKDFRQRITLFSFTGDGERGALDITRREGLFGGAILLIPKTAFADERPTSVSEDFGLLRSTSELKDCQNGALVSEQAIPGAYEQICMGLSERTVPIKMSGNRTAMLRLEQDRSGAGSTGMAVWNSSLLLTRLLETLEALQPGWIKNGNVLELGCGVGLVSLTAAILGAASVVATDGNPKVVELASRNIQANGYADCVKAQTLSWGLLDAMDNADQADWLVGSDLTYNAANWRVLAESMATIVKQEGYILYVSLGHAAFDVNAETQGFLSVAKEMGLVEVVHTDANWPFPNIKTSLTEVLLRECVQPMEHSIVSLANGGRVMLLQRKSTQKWTKSR